From one Streptomyces sp. NBC_01478 genomic stretch:
- the narH gene encoding nitrate reductase subunit beta produces the protein MAPTAATPPTAAPGRRVMAQMAMVMNLDKCIGCHTCSVTCKQAWTNRPGVEYVWFNNVETRPGQGYPRRYEDQEKWRGGWDLNKRGNLKLKGGGRFKKLINIFSNPTLPSLDDYYQPWTYDYETLTNAPLQEHTPVARPKSLITGKDMKITWSANWDDNLGGSADHGDKDVLLAGIAEKVKFEFEQTFMFYLPRICEHCLNPSCVASCPSGAIYKRSEDGIVLVDQDRCRGWRMCVSGCPYKKIYFNHRTGKAEKCTFCFPRIEVGQPTVCAETCVGRLRYIGLVLYDPDQVLEAASTTDDTDLYEAQRQVFLDPDDPQVAADAERSGISRDWMEAARRSPVHALINTYKVALPLHPEYRTLPMVWYIPPLSPVVDVVRDTGYDAEDRGNLFAAIDALRIPVDYLAQLFTAGDPAPVDAVLRRLAAMRSYMRDINLGREPDATIPAAVGMTEEQMYDMFRLLALAKYEDRYVIPPAHAEQAHSLEELATECSLDFEDGPGMGGSGPFGGASGAPAPIAVENFHLLRDRQRADAVDTPAAPGDKSTRLNLLNWDGNGRPQGLFPRPSGNGDGEAPNTNAESEPRP, from the coding sequence ATGGCCCCCACAGCCGCGACGCCCCCGACCGCAGCGCCCGGCCGTCGGGTCATGGCCCAGATGGCGATGGTGATGAACCTCGACAAGTGCATCGGCTGCCACACCTGCTCGGTCACCTGCAAACAGGCGTGGACCAACCGCCCCGGCGTCGAGTACGTGTGGTTCAACAACGTCGAGACCCGCCCCGGGCAGGGCTACCCGCGCCGCTACGAGGACCAGGAAAAGTGGCGCGGCGGCTGGGACCTCAACAAGCGCGGGAATCTCAAACTGAAGGGCGGCGGCCGGTTCAAGAAGCTGATCAACATCTTCTCCAACCCCACACTGCCCTCGCTCGACGACTACTACCAGCCCTGGACGTACGACTACGAGACGCTGACCAACGCGCCGCTCCAGGAACACACCCCGGTCGCCCGCCCCAAGTCCCTGATCACCGGCAAGGACATGAAGATCACCTGGTCGGCCAACTGGGACGACAACCTGGGCGGTTCGGCCGACCACGGCGACAAGGACGTCCTCCTCGCGGGCATCGCCGAGAAGGTCAAGTTCGAGTTCGAGCAGACCTTCATGTTCTATCTGCCGCGCATCTGCGAGCACTGCCTCAACCCGTCCTGCGTCGCCTCCTGCCCCTCCGGCGCGATCTACAAGCGCTCCGAGGACGGCATCGTCCTGGTCGACCAGGACCGCTGCCGGGGCTGGCGGATGTGCGTGTCCGGGTGCCCGTACAAGAAGATCTACTTCAACCACCGCACCGGCAAGGCCGAGAAGTGCACCTTCTGCTTCCCGCGCATCGAGGTCGGCCAGCCCACCGTCTGCGCCGAGACCTGCGTGGGACGGCTCCGCTACATCGGCCTGGTCCTCTACGACCCCGACCAGGTACTCGAAGCCGCCTCCACCACCGACGACACCGACCTCTACGAGGCGCAGCGGCAGGTCTTCCTCGACCCCGACGACCCGCAGGTGGCCGCCGACGCGGAGCGGTCCGGCATCTCACGGGACTGGATGGAGGCCGCCCGGCGCTCCCCGGTCCACGCCCTGATCAACACGTACAAGGTCGCCCTGCCGCTACACCCGGAGTACCGCACGCTGCCCATGGTCTGGTACATCCCGCCGCTGTCCCCCGTGGTGGACGTGGTCCGCGACACCGGCTACGACGCCGAGGACCGCGGCAACCTGTTCGCCGCGATCGACGCCCTGCGCATCCCCGTGGACTACCTCGCCCAACTGTTCACCGCCGGCGATCCGGCCCCCGTCGACGCCGTACTGCGGCGGCTGGCCGCCATGCGCAGCTACATGCGCGACATCAACCTCGGCCGCGAACCCGACGCGACCATCCCCGCCGCCGTGGGAATGACCGAGGAGCAGATGTACGACATGTTCCGGCTCCTGGCGCTGGCCAAGTACGAGGACAGATACGTCATCCCGCCCGCGCACGCCGAACAGGCGCACAGTCTGGAGGAGTTGGCCACCGAGTGCAGCCTCGACTTCGAGGACGGCCCCGGCATGGGAGGCTCCGGTCCTTTCGGCGGGGCGTCCGGAGCTCCGGCCCCGATCGCCGTGGAGAACTTCCACCTGTTGCGCGACCGCCAGAGAGCCGATGCCGTGGACACCCCCGCGGCCCCCGGCGACAAGTCCACCCGGCTCAACCTCCTCAACTGGGACGGCAACGGCCGCCCCCAGGGCCTGTTCCCCCGCCCCTCCGGCAACGGGGACGGGGAAGCACCGAACACGAACGCCGAGAGCGAGCCGCGTCCATGA
- a CDS encoding nitrate reductase subunit alpha, whose amino-acid sequence MVSRGTPGTDPQARQPAGLDGELADALVSTRRFFTRAEVSPDHRTLYKIGGRKADDFYRDRWSHDKVVRSTHGVNCTGSCSWKVYVKDGIITWESQQTDYPTVGPDSPEYEPRGCPRGAAFSWYTYSPTRVRYPYVRGVLLEMYREARARLGDPVLAWADVVSDPERSRRYKSARGKGGLVRASWDEASEMIAAAHVHTIKEYGPDRLAGFSPIPAMSMVSHAAGARFYSLLGGVMLSFYDWYADLPVASPQVFGDQTDVPESGDWWDAGYLIMWGSNLPVTRTPDAHWMAEARYRGQKVIAVAPDYADNVKFADEWLPAAPGTDGALAMSMGHVILKEFFVDRQVGYFTDYVKRYTDLPFLVTLEERGTGADVTYAPGKFLTAADLGGTAAEAENAEFRTVLLDAATGDPVVPNGSLGHRYGESGAGKWNLDLGDTDPLLTAAGGGEDAVTVELTRFDTPDGTAGQLRRGVPVRRVAGQLVTTVFDLLLAQYGVARDGLPGIWPTGYDDPDQPYTPAWQAAITGVAGETAARIAREFATNAEESKGRSMIIMGAGTNHWFHSDTIYRSFLTLTTLTGCQGVNGGGWAHYVGQEKVRPITGYSAIATAADWHRPARQMIQTAYWYLHTDQFRYDPFSADTLAAAGAGGTFAGKSTADVIAASARMGWMPSYPTFDRNPLTLATDAEAAGQQVPEYVVDQLKSGQLRFAGEDPDAPENFPRVLTIWRANLLGSSAKGNEYFLKHLLGTDSAVRATEAPPGARPRDVVWRDEAPVGKLDLLLTLDFRMTSTTVYSDIVLPAATWYEKHDLNTTDMHPFVNSFNPAIPPPWQTRTDWDAFNTIAAAFSRLAEGRLGTEKDVVAAPLLHDTPDAMANPHGRVRDWKAGECEPVPGRTMPKLVVVERDYPAVADRMTALGPLLDTLGATTKGVTFDVRQELEYLRHKNGTVRGGPADGRPSIARDVQVCEAILALSGTTNGHLATQGFRTLETRTGVELADLAAEAEGKRVTFADTQAGPVPVITSPEWSGTESGGRRYSPFTINVERLKPWHTLTGRQHFFIDHDWIAELGEWMPVYRPPLNMHALFDEPEVGDQGELGITVRYLTPHNKWSIHSEYQDNLFMLSLSRGGPTIWMSKEDAAKIGVHDNDWIEAVNRNGIVAARAVVSHRMPEGTVYMHHAQDRLIDVPRTETNGRRGGVHNSLTRLLVKPSHLIGGYAQLTYAFNYLGPTGNQRDEVTVIRRRTDQEVTY is encoded by the coding sequence ATCGTGAGCCGAGGAACCCCAGGAACCGACCCCCAGGCACGCCAACCAGCCGGTCTGGACGGAGAGTTGGCGGACGCACTGGTGAGCACCCGCCGGTTCTTCACCCGAGCCGAGGTCTCCCCCGACCACCGCACCCTGTACAAGATCGGTGGCCGCAAGGCCGACGACTTCTACCGGGACCGTTGGAGCCACGACAAGGTGGTGCGCTCCACGCACGGGGTGAACTGCACCGGCTCGTGTTCGTGGAAGGTGTACGTCAAGGACGGGATCATCACCTGGGAGTCCCAGCAGACCGACTACCCCACGGTCGGCCCGGACAGCCCGGAGTACGAGCCGCGCGGCTGCCCGCGCGGGGCCGCGTTCTCCTGGTACACCTACTCGCCCACCCGCGTCCGCTACCCCTACGTCCGTGGAGTGCTCCTGGAGATGTACCGGGAGGCCCGGGCCCGGCTCGGTGACCCGGTGCTGGCGTGGGCGGACGTCGTCTCCGACCCGGAGCGGTCCCGGCGCTACAAGTCGGCGCGCGGCAAGGGCGGCCTGGTACGGGCGAGTTGGGACGAGGCGAGCGAGATGATCGCCGCCGCCCATGTGCACACCATCAAGGAGTACGGTCCCGACCGGCTGGCCGGGTTCTCGCCGATACCGGCCATGTCGATGGTCTCCCATGCCGCAGGGGCGCGCTTCTACTCGCTGCTCGGCGGGGTGATGCTGTCGTTCTACGACTGGTACGCCGACCTGCCGGTCGCCTCCCCGCAGGTCTTCGGAGACCAGACGGACGTACCGGAGTCCGGCGACTGGTGGGACGCCGGCTATCTGATCATGTGGGGCTCGAACCTGCCGGTCACCCGCACCCCGGACGCGCACTGGATGGCGGAGGCCCGCTACCGGGGGCAGAAGGTGATCGCGGTCGCCCCTGACTACGCGGACAACGTGAAGTTCGCCGACGAGTGGCTGCCCGCCGCGCCGGGCACCGACGGGGCGCTGGCGATGTCGATGGGGCATGTGATCCTCAAGGAGTTCTTCGTCGACCGCCAGGTCGGCTACTTCACCGACTACGTGAAGCGGTACACCGACCTGCCCTTCCTGGTCACCCTCGAAGAACGCGGCACCGGGGCGGACGTGACGTACGCCCCGGGGAAGTTCCTGACCGCGGCCGACCTGGGCGGTACGGCGGCCGAGGCGGAGAACGCGGAGTTCAGGACCGTCCTCCTCGACGCCGCCACCGGCGATCCCGTCGTCCCGAACGGTTCGCTCGGCCACCGCTACGGCGAGTCCGGCGCCGGGAAGTGGAACCTCGACCTCGGCGACACCGACCCGCTGTTGACCGCCGCAGGTGGCGGCGAGGACGCGGTGACGGTGGAGCTGACCCGGTTCGACACCCCGGACGGGACCGCCGGACAACTGCGCCGGGGTGTCCCCGTCCGCCGGGTCGCCGGGCAGTTGGTGACCACGGTGTTCGACCTGCTGCTCGCCCAGTACGGCGTGGCCCGCGACGGGCTGCCGGGCATCTGGCCGACCGGCTACGACGACCCCGACCAGCCCTACACCCCGGCCTGGCAGGCGGCCATCACCGGGGTGGCCGGTGAGACGGCGGCCCGCATCGCGCGCGAGTTCGCCACCAACGCCGAGGAGTCCAAGGGCCGCTCCATGATCATCATGGGGGCGGGAACCAACCACTGGTTCCACTCCGACACCATCTACCGCTCCTTCCTCACCCTGACGACCCTGACCGGCTGCCAGGGCGTCAACGGCGGCGGCTGGGCGCACTACGTGGGCCAGGAGAAGGTCCGCCCGATCACCGGCTACTCGGCGATCGCGACGGCCGCCGACTGGCACCGGCCCGCCCGGCAGATGATCCAGACCGCGTACTGGTACCTGCACACCGACCAGTTCCGCTACGACCCCTTCAGTGCCGACACCCTCGCCGCCGCGGGCGCGGGCGGCACGTTCGCGGGGAAGAGCACCGCCGATGTCATCGCGGCCTCGGCCCGGATGGGCTGGATGCCCTCCTACCCGACCTTCGACCGCAACCCGCTCACCCTGGCGACGGACGCCGAAGCCGCCGGGCAGCAGGTGCCGGAGTACGTCGTCGACCAACTCAAGTCCGGGCAGCTGAGGTTCGCGGGCGAGGACCCGGACGCGCCGGAGAACTTCCCCCGAGTGCTGACCATCTGGCGGGCCAACCTGCTCGGCTCCTCCGCCAAGGGCAACGAGTACTTCCTCAAGCACCTGCTCGGCACCGACTCCGCCGTACGCGCCACCGAGGCGCCGCCCGGCGCCCGCCCGCGCGATGTGGTCTGGCGCGACGAGGCACCGGTCGGCAAGCTCGACCTGCTGCTCACCCTGGACTTCCGGATGACCAGCACCACCGTCTACTCCGACATCGTGCTGCCGGCCGCCACCTGGTACGAGAAGCACGACCTCAACACCACGGACATGCACCCGTTCGTGAACTCCTTCAACCCGGCCATCCCGCCGCCGTGGCAGACCCGCACCGACTGGGACGCCTTCAACACCATCGCGGCGGCGTTCAGCCGTCTCGCCGAAGGGCGGCTCGGCACCGAGAAGGACGTGGTGGCAGCGCCGTTGCTGCACGACACCCCCGACGCGATGGCCAACCCGCACGGCCGCGTACGGGACTGGAAGGCCGGCGAGTGCGAGCCGGTCCCCGGCCGGACCATGCCGAAGCTGGTGGTGGTCGAGCGGGACTACCCGGCCGTCGCCGACCGGATGACCGCCCTCGGCCCGCTCCTGGACACCCTGGGCGCCACCACCAAGGGCGTCACCTTCGACGTACGGCAGGAGCTGGAGTACCTGCGGCACAAGAACGGCACCGTACGCGGCGGCCCTGCCGACGGCCGCCCGTCGATCGCCCGGGACGTACAGGTCTGCGAAGCGATCCTGGCCCTCTCCGGAACCACCAACGGACACCTGGCCACCCAGGGGTTCCGCACCCTGGAGACCCGTACCGGCGTCGAGTTGGCCGACCTGGCCGCCGAGGCCGAGGGCAAGCGGGTCACCTTCGCCGACACCCAGGCGGGCCCCGTCCCGGTCATCACCTCGCCCGAATGGTCGGGGACGGAGTCCGGCGGGCGCCGCTACTCGCCGTTCACCATCAACGTCGAACGCCTCAAGCCCTGGCACACCTTGACGGGCCGTCAGCACTTCTTCATCGACCACGACTGGATCGCCGAACTCGGCGAGTGGATGCCCGTCTACCGGCCGCCGCTCAACATGCACGCCCTCTTCGACGAGCCAGAGGTCGGCGACCAGGGCGAACTCGGCATCACCGTGCGCTACTTGACCCCGCACAACAAGTGGTCCATCCACTCCGAGTACCAGGACAACCTCTTCATGCTCTCGCTCTCCCGGGGCGGACCGACCATCTGGATGAGCAAGGAGGACGCGGCGAAGATCGGCGTGCACGACAACGACTGGATCGAGGCTGTCAACCGCAACGGCATCGTCGCCGCCCGCGCGGTCGTCTCGCACCGTATGCCGGAAGGCACCGTCTACATGCACCACGCGCAGGACCGGCTCATCGACGTCCCCCGCACCGAGACCAACGGGCGGCGCGGCGGCGTCCACAACTCGCTGACCCGGCTACTGGTCAAGCCGAGCCATCTCATCGGCGGCTACGCCCAGTTGACGTACGCCTTCAACTACCTGGGCCCGACCGGCAACCAGCGCGACGAGGTCACCGTCATCCGCCGCCGCACCGACCAGGAGGTGACGTACTGA
- a CDS encoding hemerythrin domain-containing protein produces MCEYCGCQALPEIAELTREHDLVVNLIGDIRTAHRDADVPRMAWIARRVSAVLVPHTAVEEQGLFPPLAKEFPDGMAALRAEHRHVEAVLDEAAAGVPADPAWPRRLLDTLDLLRDHILKEQDGVFPAALAVLSTEDWEAMDAVRSRVGAMSTDFATTGFATEAGIDTDQHAGSQQDGPLAPGKAAS; encoded by the coding sequence ATGTGTGAGTACTGCGGCTGCCAGGCATTACCCGAGATCGCCGAACTGACCCGCGAACACGACCTGGTCGTCAATCTCATCGGGGACATCCGCACCGCGCACCGCGACGCGGACGTACCCCGGATGGCGTGGATCGCGCGCCGCGTCTCCGCCGTACTCGTGCCGCACACGGCGGTGGAGGAGCAAGGTCTCTTCCCGCCGCTGGCGAAGGAGTTCCCCGACGGCATGGCGGCGCTTCGGGCCGAGCACCGGCACGTCGAGGCCGTCCTCGACGAGGCCGCCGCGGGCGTCCCGGCCGACCCCGCCTGGCCCCGGCGGCTCCTGGACACCCTGGATCTGCTGCGGGACCACATCCTCAAGGAACAGGACGGTGTGTTCCCCGCCGCCCTGGCCGTGCTGAGCACCGAGGACTGGGAGGCCATGGACGCGGTCCGCTCCCGCGTCGGAGCGATGAGCACGGATTTCGCCACAACGGGGTTCGCCACAGAAGCCGGTATCGACACCGATCAGCACGCCGGATCACAGCAGGACGGGCCGCTGGCGCCCGGGAAGGCGGCATCGTGA
- a CDS encoding MFS transporter: MLALATIGFAVNFWAWALLSPLGPRFKDSLQLSAFQQALLVAVPVVVGSLGRIPIGALTDRFGGRVMFPLVSAATIVPVLYLGLAGHSSLNQLLVGGFFLGIGGTAFAVGVPFVSAWFPPGRRGLAIGVFGAGMGGTAISALTTVNLVKSHGVATPFVVTAIVLACYAALAAVLLRDAPGRTVPPGTMAGRLAATVRLRVTWQASALYAVAFGGYVAFSVYLPTYLKSGYGLAQADAANRMAGFVLLAVVMRPVGGWLSDRLGPTRVLAVALAVVTLSAAVQSFAPPLAPLGTITFLTIAAALGAGSGATFALVALLAPAGKVGAVTGVVGAAGGLGGFVPPLLMGSLYGAYGTYAFGLALLALIAATALAFTATAVREAVTRDTPTAPNPA, encoded by the coding sequence ATGCTGGCGCTTGCCACCATCGGGTTCGCGGTGAACTTCTGGGCCTGGGCGCTGCTGAGCCCACTCGGCCCGCGATTCAAGGACAGCCTGCAACTGAGCGCGTTCCAGCAGGCGTTGCTGGTCGCCGTACCGGTGGTGGTGGGCTCGCTGGGCCGCATACCGATAGGCGCGCTGACGGACCGGTTCGGTGGCCGGGTGATGTTCCCGCTGGTCTCGGCGGCGACCATCGTCCCCGTCCTGTACCTGGGGCTGGCCGGGCACTCCTCCCTGAACCAGTTGCTGGTGGGCGGGTTCTTTCTCGGTATCGGCGGCACCGCGTTCGCGGTGGGGGTGCCCTTCGTCAGCGCCTGGTTTCCGCCCGGGCGCAGGGGGCTCGCGATCGGTGTCTTCGGTGCCGGCATGGGCGGCACCGCCATCAGCGCCCTGACCACGGTGAACCTGGTCAAGTCGCACGGTGTGGCGACCCCGTTCGTCGTGACCGCGATCGTGCTGGCCTGCTATGCGGCGCTGGCCGCGGTCCTGCTGCGCGACGCTCCGGGCAGGACCGTACCGCCCGGGACCATGGCGGGCCGGCTCGCCGCCACCGTCAGACTCCGTGTCACCTGGCAGGCATCCGCGCTGTACGCGGTCGCGTTCGGCGGATACGTCGCCTTCTCCGTCTATCTGCCCACCTACCTCAAGTCGGGGTACGGCCTGGCACAGGCCGACGCGGCCAACCGGATGGCCGGGTTCGTCCTGCTGGCGGTGGTGATGCGGCCGGTCGGCGGCTGGTTGTCCGACCGGCTGGGCCCCACCCGCGTGCTGGCCGTGGCACTCGCCGTGGTCACGCTGAGTGCGGCCGTTCAGTCCTTCGCCCCGCCGCTGGCCCCGCTGGGCACCATCACCTTCCTGACGATCGCCGCCGCGCTCGGCGCGGGCAGCGGTGCCACCTTCGCCCTCGTCGCCCTGCTCGCCCCGGCCGGCAAGGTCGGCGCCGTCACCGGCGTCGTCGGCGCGGCCGGAGGGCTGGGCGGTTTCGTCCCACCTCTGCTGATGGGTTCCCTCTACGGCGCCTACGGCACCTACGCATTCGGGCTGGCCCTGCTCGCCCTGATCGCCGCCACCGCCCTGGCATTCACCGCGACCGCCGTCCGCGAGGCCGTCACCCGCGACACCCCGACGGCACCCAACCCGGCCTGA
- a CDS encoding serine/threonine-protein kinase — MAGYRLLARIGEGGMGSVYLSRTRGNQPVALKVIRREYAQDEEFRRRFEQEASSARRVQGYHIVPVVDHDTTGPQPWLATVYVPGLALDRVLAVHGTLPLPTVLQLTGCAAEALQAVHKAGVIHRDMKPSNVLVGSDGPWIIDFGIARAADATQLTRSGGLIGTPQFMSPEHANGQEQTPAADVFSLGLIAAVAATGRHPYGDSGAITLATKIANTEFRPPDLTSYPEPLRTVLERTLTADPAARPTPAELADLCQELAGRSLRDFTDWLPAAVAADIARQEQLAGEQGELGAPGADASLASASTGAGAAGATTVPPGGGTGSGGADGAVGPNSPAPGGYTPTHVPEPGPGEPTQHAPGRQSRPPSAPTRQPQPPSAPAPSAAAPPRKRTPLVVGAAALAVVVVAAAAWVLTRDDDKDKDTAAQGSGGKTTSSPSTGTSTSASATPSGYTTVFKAKPLTLRAQFTTGRSSYTNVDLDAPQIDTHASSSTTGAELQYAEWGTAHTLNLVTTAGKSAGLTPEQCAAGAAANALPSQLADADQAKELTKGTLLCTVTDEKNLALLEIKDVVVQKDASGIAARDYVTELTLWKTP, encoded by the coding sequence GTGGCCGGTTACCGGCTGCTCGCCCGGATCGGCGAGGGCGGCATGGGTTCCGTCTATCTCTCGCGCACCCGCGGCAACCAGCCGGTCGCCCTCAAGGTGATCCGCCGGGAGTACGCCCAGGACGAGGAGTTCCGCCGCCGCTTCGAGCAGGAGGCGAGCTCCGCACGCCGGGTGCAGGGCTACCACATCGTCCCGGTCGTCGACCACGACACCACCGGACCACAGCCCTGGCTCGCCACCGTCTACGTCCCCGGCCTCGCCCTGGACCGGGTCCTCGCTGTGCACGGGACGCTCCCGCTGCCCACGGTGCTCCAGTTGACCGGCTGTGCGGCGGAGGCGCTGCAGGCCGTGCACAAGGCCGGTGTCATCCACCGGGACATGAAGCCGAGCAACGTCCTCGTCGGCTCCGACGGCCCCTGGATCATCGACTTCGGCATCGCGCGGGCCGCCGACGCGACCCAGCTCACCCGCAGCGGCGGGCTCATCGGCACCCCGCAGTTCATGTCGCCGGAGCACGCGAACGGCCAGGAACAGACCCCGGCCGCCGACGTCTTCTCCCTCGGCCTGATCGCCGCCGTGGCCGCGACCGGCCGCCACCCGTACGGCGACTCGGGGGCCATCACCCTGGCCACGAAGATCGCCAACACCGAGTTCCGCCCACCGGACTTGACGTCCTACCCCGAGCCGCTGCGCACGGTCCTGGAACGCACCCTGACCGCCGACCCGGCCGCCCGCCCGACCCCGGCCGAACTGGCCGACCTGTGCCAGGAGTTGGCGGGGCGCTCATTGCGGGACTTCACCGACTGGCTGCCTGCGGCGGTCGCGGCGGACATCGCCCGGCAGGAGCAACTTGCCGGTGAGCAGGGGGAATTGGGGGCGCCGGGGGCTGACGCGAGCCTCGCGAGTGCCTCGACGGGCGCGGGTGCGGCCGGCGCGACGACCGTGCCGCCTGGTGGCGGGACTGGGAGCGGCGGGGCCGATGGTGCCGTGGGGCCCAACTCCCCGGCGCCCGGCGGATATACGCCCACCCACGTACCGGAGCCGGGGCCCGGCGAGCCGACGCAGCACGCCCCAGGACGGCAGTCGCGGCCCCCGTCCGCCCCGACACGACAGCCGCAGCCCCCGTCCGCCCCGGCGCCCTCGGCTGCGGCACCGCCCCGCAAGCGGACCCCGCTGGTCGTCGGCGCCGCCGCGCTCGCCGTCGTGGTCGTAGCCGCCGCGGCCTGGGTCCTCACCCGCGACGACGACAAGGACAAGGACACCGCCGCGCAGGGAAGCGGCGGAAAGACCACCTCGTCGCCCAGCACGGGCACCAGCACGAGCGCGAGCGCGACGCCGAGCGGGTACACCACGGTCTTCAAGGCCAAACCGCTCACCCTGCGCGCGCAGTTCACGACCGGCCGCAGCTCGTACACCAACGTCGACCTGGACGCACCGCAGATCGACACCCACGCCTCCAGTTCGACGACCGGGGCCGAGCTGCAGTACGCCGAGTGGGGCACCGCCCACACCCTGAACCTCGTGACGACCGCGGGCAAGAGCGCGGGCCTCACGCCGGAACAGTGCGCCGCGGGCGCGGCGGCGAACGCGCTGCCCTCCCAACTCGCCGACGCCGACCAGGCCAAGGAACTGACCAAGGGCACGCTGCTGTGCACCGTCACCGACGAGAAGAACCTGGCGCTGCTCGAAATAAAGGACGTCGTCGTCCAGAAGGACGCCTCCGGCATCGCGGCCCGCGACTACGTCACCGAGCTGACCCTCTGGAAGACGCCCTGA
- a CDS encoding FHA domain-containing protein produces MEQHLSPSAEGADYLLELSNVVRQTSIGPRGPRSLRRLGLVLRALTELTGDPDVSVYLVADTSLLGGHREFGDPAEVRRLRRWVAEGLVEEVDDADERILDLARMTGTRVVTGDQYVDHRVEHPWIQGNTWQFLRPEPRPDGSVALVAMDMGVRTEAEISYRMELAALKKQGLLGPSRTPLTQVIMRNWRCPEPRCTLYDVRRGVRVLLPRIRRGVPTCELHGAPLADEGPRPAAAQLKVVINRVCVARYTLDEGSEAHVGRLPGPEGIALHRLLSPEVAAQVSRRHVALSARGGTVLVRDVSTYGTRMRGAGRRGVHGPWETLPPGADRSFRPGDEVELAPGVVLTRSGRRFPAELADAWRTEAGGTAVPPTAAAPTRRV; encoded by the coding sequence ATGGAACAACATCTGTCCCCTTCGGCGGAGGGCGCCGACTATCTGCTGGAACTCTCCAACGTCGTACGCCAGACCTCCATCGGCCCCCGGGGACCGCGCTCGCTGCGCCGACTCGGGCTCGTCCTGCGGGCGTTGACGGAACTCACCGGGGACCCCGACGTCTCCGTCTACCTGGTCGCCGACACCAGTCTGCTGGGCGGGCACCGGGAGTTCGGCGATCCGGCCGAGGTCCGGCGGCTGCGCCGGTGGGTCGCCGAGGGGCTGGTCGAGGAGGTGGACGACGCGGACGAGCGGATCCTGGACCTGGCGAGGATGACCGGCACCCGGGTCGTCACCGGGGACCAGTACGTCGACCATCGCGTCGAACACCCGTGGATCCAGGGGAACACCTGGCAGTTCCTCAGACCCGAGCCCCGCCCCGACGGTTCGGTCGCCCTCGTGGCCATGGACATGGGCGTGCGCACGGAGGCCGAGATCTCCTACCGCATGGAACTCGCGGCCCTCAAGAAGCAGGGCCTGCTCGGCCCGTCCCGCACCCCGCTGACCCAGGTCATCATGCGCAACTGGCGCTGCCCGGAACCCCGTTGCACGCTGTACGACGTCCGCAGGGGTGTCCGCGTCCTGCTGCCGCGCATCCGGCGCGGGGTCCCCACCTGCGAACTGCACGGCGCCCCGCTGGCCGACGAGGGGCCGAGGCCCGCCGCCGCCCAGCTCAAGGTCGTCATCAACCGTGTCTGCGTGGCCCGTTACACCCTCGACGAGGGTTCCGAGGCGCATGTCGGACGGCTGCCGGGACCCGAGGGCATCGCCCTGCACCGTCTGCTGTCGCCGGAGGTCGCCGCGCAGGTCAGCCGTCGGCATGTGGCGCTCTCCGCGCGCGGCGGGACGGTCCTGGTCCGTGATGTCAGCACCTACGGGACGCGGATGCGCGGAGCCGGCCGTAGAGGCGTGCATGGTCCTTGGGAGACGCTGCCGCCGGGGGCCGACCGGTCCTTCCGGCCCGGCGACGAGGTCGAACTCGCCCCCGGTGTCGTCCTCACCCGCAGCGGCCGGCGTTTCCCCGCCGAACTCGCCGACGCCTGGCGCACGGAGGCCGGCGGGACCGCCGTACCGCCCACTGCGGCGGCACCCACGCGACGGGTCTGA